In one Corallococcus sp. EGB genomic region, the following are encoded:
- a CDS encoding MtsA protein has protein sequence MGVTRKRGWIAAGLGIGVILGLGVVALKPRSAPPPPTPERPAAPAAPRSILHAVGPKLTSNQTSQPVSLYGENLVPGLRLVLGAPLSREVPLTVTDARHAYARLPADLALPEGIFQTDVQLSLAATTGPRPTGTARLTVVNDAAFPDLRALALSPDGRTLFVASPPTDTVFALDVASGRVEAMPVGDGPSALATWRDASGHPWLGVAHQYEAGLWLYALDAPERKPRVVPAPAGVWGLEVDGAKGVAFVAEHLRDTVRALALEDGREQWSAAVDPNPRAMARWKGLLAVGSLQTGQVVLLRQDDGRELAPVVPKPGVPIIGGATEAFSAQVMGGKAPRALVASDRLKRLFMSSLGPNVGPNAQRMEVSANSGVAVLDLDRQEVVRHRGFGAGVTEGLALDDRAGLLYAADVGLGQVRVLDAKALVKGDAASREAVLQTLPVPAPEGTPFIRPAEDLGTKGRAGLELHSGPRSLALSPDGRTLYVLNRFTGTVALVDVSEAKAGKARVVRQWPVVDVHSREQRRLGQVLYFTDVGRTGMSCDACHIEGHTGGVFFEKTRPMRIYRSTTALGSRDTPPYFTPASTRSLAETAETVGGRNRYHNPDPLPSEVEALALYTALLPTPPNPYRGADGAPLESVTLPDGRTGHPARGLALFEGKAKCMACHPAPLFTLDQDPSTRGQYQDVGTPIALPLRLEQQQLVTGAAPPSLVGTWDVWPLLTSATAGYAVQEDRLVVGSRFPLRTLLETPGLNHGAAQDLTPEERDDLLAYLLTL, from the coding sequence ATGGGTGTCACTCGCAAGCGGGGATGGATCGCGGCCGGGCTCGGAATCGGAGTCATCCTGGGGCTCGGGGTCGTCGCGCTGAAGCCCCGGAGCGCGCCCCCGCCGCCTACTCCCGAGCGTCCCGCCGCGCCCGCCGCGCCGCGCTCCATCCTCCATGCCGTGGGCCCGAAGCTGACCAGCAACCAGACCTCGCAGCCGGTCTCCCTCTACGGTGAGAACCTGGTGCCGGGCCTCCGGCTGGTGCTCGGCGCGCCCCTGTCGAGGGAGGTGCCGCTCACGGTGACGGACGCGCGCCATGCCTACGCGAGGCTTCCGGCGGACCTCGCGCTCCCCGAGGGCATCTTCCAGACGGACGTGCAGCTGTCGCTCGCGGCGACGACCGGCCCGCGGCCCACGGGCACCGCGCGGCTCACCGTGGTCAACGACGCGGCCTTCCCGGACCTGAGGGCGCTGGCGCTGTCCCCGGACGGGCGCACGCTCTTCGTCGCGTCGCCGCCCACGGACACGGTGTTCGCGCTGGACGTGGCGTCGGGGCGCGTGGAGGCGATGCCGGTGGGGGACGGGCCGTCGGCGCTCGCGACGTGGAGGGACGCCAGCGGGCACCCGTGGCTGGGCGTGGCCCATCAATATGAGGCGGGGCTCTGGCTGTACGCGCTGGACGCGCCGGAGCGGAAGCCCCGGGTCGTCCCCGCGCCCGCGGGCGTATGGGGCCTGGAGGTGGACGGAGCGAAGGGCGTGGCCTTCGTCGCCGAGCACCTCCGCGACACGGTGCGCGCGCTCGCGCTGGAGGACGGCCGCGAGCAGTGGAGCGCGGCAGTGGATCCGAACCCGCGCGCGATGGCGCGGTGGAAGGGGTTGCTCGCGGTGGGCAGCCTCCAGACGGGGCAGGTGGTGCTGCTGCGCCAGGATGATGGCCGCGAGCTGGCGCCCGTGGTGCCGAAGCCGGGCGTCCCCATCATCGGAGGCGCGACGGAGGCCTTCTCCGCGCAGGTGATGGGCGGCAAGGCGCCGCGCGCCCTCGTCGCGAGCGACCGGCTGAAGCGCCTCTTCATGTCGAGCCTGGGGCCGAACGTGGGCCCCAACGCCCAGCGCATGGAGGTGAGCGCGAACAGCGGCGTCGCGGTGCTGGACCTGGACCGGCAGGAGGTGGTGCGGCACCGGGGCTTCGGCGCGGGCGTGACGGAGGGGCTGGCGCTGGATGACCGCGCCGGGCTGCTCTACGCTGCGGACGTGGGCCTGGGGCAGGTGCGCGTGCTGGACGCGAAGGCGCTGGTGAAGGGCGACGCGGCGTCGCGCGAGGCGGTGCTGCAGACGCTGCCCGTGCCCGCGCCGGAGGGCACGCCGTTCATCCGCCCGGCGGAAGACCTGGGGACGAAGGGCCGGGCGGGGCTGGAGCTGCACTCCGGGCCGCGCTCCCTGGCGCTGTCCCCGGACGGGCGCACGCTCTACGTGCTCAACCGCTTCACGGGCACGGTGGCGCTGGTGGACGTGAGCGAGGCGAAAGCGGGCAAGGCGCGCGTGGTGCGGCAGTGGCCGGTGGTGGACGTGCACTCACGCGAGCAGCGCCGGCTGGGCCAGGTGCTCTACTTCACCGACGTGGGTCGCACCGGGATGAGCTGCGACGCGTGCCACATCGAAGGCCACACCGGCGGCGTCTTCTTCGAGAAGACGCGCCCCATGCGCATCTACCGCTCGACGACGGCGCTGGGCAGCCGGGACACGCCGCCCTACTTCACGCCCGCGAGCACGCGCAGCCTCGCGGAGACGGCGGAGACGGTGGGCGGCCGCAATCGCTACCACAACCCGGATCCGCTGCCATCGGAGGTGGAGGCCCTGGCGCTCTACACCGCGCTGCTGCCCACGCCGCCCAACCCCTACCGGGGCGCGGACGGAGCGCCGCTGGAGTCGGTGACGCTGCCGGACGGAAGGACCGGCCATCCGGCGAGGGGCCTGGCGCTGTTCGAAGGGAAGGCGAAGTGCATGGCCTGCCACCCCGCGCCCCTCTTCACCCTGGACCAGGACCCTTCGACGCGGGGCCAGTACCAGGACGTCGGCACGCCCATCGCGCTGCCGCTGCGGTTGGAGCAGCAGCAGCTGGTGACGGGAGCGGCGCCGCCGTCGCTGGTGGGAACCTGGGACGTGTGGCCGCTCCTGACGAGCGCCACGGCTGGCTACGCGGTGCAGGAGGACCGGCTCGTGGTGGGCTCGCGCTTCCCGCTGCGCACGCTGCTGGAGACGCCGGGCCTGAATCACGGCGCCGCGCAGGACCTCACCCCGGAGGAGCGCGACGACCTGCTCGCGTACCTGCTCACGCTGTGA
- a CDS encoding calcium-binding protein, with amino-acid sequence MRSSPRVAWFLIPTLCLSCTDSGLYSIDDRAGGTRDRVNFAGDLCVPEATGDAFPVKVVFALQGGTGVEPEVVGSAVDGLTTLASRFTGPQVRFGLVAFHSVATGLQGSFTDAAAFQSVLPRYASYQQQGPISIRSALRLSKSLLSGDMQASCKGEVARTRYVVAPVIRSSDVSCDNPAYNIGIDRRCSALSQAAGCNATPEAQAGCNAACSQCELTAVVGELKGLVEQLGAGDVSVQPVYVRGQTPDPVTRLQVAAIANAGGSAPVETDFAGLPNALARLDYGALGNALKLKRFLAFNRNVQVRNGQMYIDSDGDGVGDDDERAMGLDPTVPDTDQDGLMDGVELRMGLDPLAVDVISGCSVVQDTDGDRLNDCEERVLGTDPCVGDTDGDGLPDLVEALSQTNPLVAEDLLDSDRDGLSNVQEVEAHGDPLSADLDFHRERGYGYSIVPLPPTGTSGRACYRTRVENVSLVPTLERPHPLIPGEVIPAGTNEVYLYLQVGRDNDPRGAGVGSLFIQEMHYDPDTGRTPAGMVPLVSNDFIVGT; translated from the coding sequence ATGCGTTCCTCCCCCCGGGTCGCCTGGTTCCTGATTCCAACGTTGTGCCTGTCGTGCACCGACTCGGGTCTCTATTCGATTGACGACCGCGCGGGCGGCACCAGGGACCGCGTCAACTTCGCGGGCGACCTCTGCGTCCCGGAGGCCACCGGCGACGCGTTCCCCGTGAAGGTCGTGTTCGCGCTCCAGGGCGGCACCGGCGTCGAGCCGGAGGTCGTGGGCTCCGCGGTGGACGGCCTCACCACGCTCGCCTCGCGCTTCACCGGGCCGCAGGTGCGCTTCGGGCTCGTGGCCTTCCACTCGGTGGCCACCGGCCTGCAGGGGAGCTTCACGGACGCGGCCGCCTTCCAGTCCGTCCTGCCCCGCTACGCCAGCTACCAGCAGCAGGGCCCCATCAGCATCCGCTCCGCGCTGCGGCTCTCCAAGAGCCTCCTGTCCGGCGACATGCAGGCCTCCTGCAAGGGCGAGGTCGCGCGCACGCGCTACGTGGTGGCGCCCGTCATCCGCAGCTCCGACGTGAGCTGTGACAACCCGGCGTACAACATCGGCATCGACCGCCGCTGCTCCGCGCTGTCCCAGGCGGCCGGCTGCAACGCGACCCCGGAGGCCCAGGCCGGGTGCAACGCCGCGTGCAGCCAGTGCGAGCTGACCGCCGTGGTGGGCGAGCTCAAGGGGCTGGTGGAGCAGCTGGGCGCGGGCGACGTCAGCGTCCAGCCCGTCTACGTCCGGGGCCAGACGCCGGACCCCGTCACCCGCCTCCAGGTGGCCGCCATCGCCAACGCGGGCGGCAGCGCGCCCGTGGAGACGGACTTCGCGGGCCTGCCCAACGCGCTCGCGCGGCTGGACTACGGCGCGCTCGGCAACGCGCTCAAGCTCAAGCGCTTCCTGGCCTTCAACCGCAACGTGCAGGTGCGCAACGGCCAGATGTACATCGACAGCGACGGCGACGGCGTGGGGGATGACGACGAGCGCGCCATGGGGCTGGACCCCACCGTCCCCGACACCGACCAGGACGGCCTCATGGACGGCGTCGAGCTGCGCATGGGCCTGGACCCGCTCGCCGTGGACGTCATCAGCGGCTGCAGCGTGGTGCAGGACACCGACGGCGACCGGCTCAACGACTGCGAGGAGCGCGTGCTCGGCACCGACCCCTGCGTGGGAGACACCGACGGCGACGGCCTGCCGGACCTCGTGGAGGCCCTGTCCCAGACGAACCCGCTCGTCGCCGAGGACCTGCTCGACAGCGACCGCGACGGCCTCTCCAACGTGCAGGAGGTGGAGGCCCACGGCGACCCGCTCAGCGCCGACCTCGACTTCCACCGCGAGCGCGGCTACGGCTACTCCATCGTCCCGCTGCCCCCCACCGGCACCAGCGGCCGCGCCTGCTACCGCACGCGCGTGGAGAACGTCTCGCTGGTCCCCACCCTGGAGCGCCCCCACCCGCTGATTCCCGGCGAGGTGATTCCCGCGGGCACCAACGAGGTCTACCTCTACCTCCAGGTGGGCCGGGACAATGATCCGCGCGGCGCCGGCGTGGGCTCCCTCTTCATCCAGGAGATGCACTACGACCCGGACACGGGCCGCACCCCCGCGGGCATGGTCCCCCTCGTCTCCAACGACTTCATCGTGGGCACCTGA
- a CDS encoding thrombospondin type 3 repeat-containing protein, translating into MMNGRIAPLLALGAFLVLSPRTVQAQQQNPDNPECLGDECGRPKEEGGGCGCGCGCSIWVAYTDDGKTLSYTDDADGDGKADDKDNCPFTSNRDQADGDGDRAGDACDNCPAVSNANQLDTDGDGIGDACDPDDDNDGKLDGEDNCPSIPNANQADNDHDGIGDVCDDDDDNDGYKDGVDNCPLIANPDQKLPEDVSLCRVDADGDNISDNLDNCPGLPNPDQKDADGDGIGDACDPDMDNDSVLNAVDNCPLVANRDQADDDGDGLGDACDTRYCVVLNKDRPNDCLDPKAPFSVGTGGLLNVEKTGMAVRPPLFANRNGAAIEYTWTVVKRPSGSTAVVENPKGAVTYSRHWEYQYVDGSVPNFKPDKEGEYELQVSTRLAFADRVFPDQRSSVSSLFVTVGKQDSDGGGCTSLPAGGSAAALGAGVLGLLLRRRKKA; encoded by the coding sequence ATGATGAACGGTCGCATTGCCCCCCTGTTGGCGCTCGGCGCCTTCCTGGTGCTGAGCCCCCGCACCGTGCAGGCCCAGCAGCAGAACCCGGACAACCCGGAGTGCCTCGGAGACGAGTGCGGTCGCCCCAAGGAGGAGGGTGGCGGCTGCGGCTGTGGCTGTGGCTGTTCCATCTGGGTGGCGTACACGGACGACGGCAAGACGCTGTCGTACACGGACGACGCGGACGGCGACGGCAAGGCGGACGACAAGGACAACTGCCCGTTCACGTCCAACCGCGACCAGGCGGATGGCGACGGCGACCGCGCGGGCGACGCGTGCGACAACTGCCCGGCCGTCTCCAACGCGAACCAGCTGGACACCGACGGTGACGGCATCGGCGACGCGTGCGACCCGGACGACGACAACGACGGCAAGCTGGACGGCGAGGACAACTGCCCCTCCATCCCCAACGCCAACCAGGCGGACAACGACCACGATGGCATCGGCGACGTCTGCGACGACGACGATGACAACGACGGGTACAAGGACGGCGTGGACAACTGCCCGCTCATCGCCAACCCGGACCAGAAGCTGCCGGAGGACGTGAGCCTGTGCCGCGTGGACGCGGACGGCGACAACATCTCCGACAACCTGGACAACTGCCCCGGCCTGCCCAACCCGGACCAGAAGGACGCGGACGGGGACGGCATTGGCGACGCGTGCGACCCGGACATGGACAACGACTCCGTGCTCAACGCCGTGGACAACTGCCCGCTGGTGGCCAACCGCGACCAGGCGGATGACGACGGCGACGGTCTGGGTGACGCGTGCGACACGCGCTACTGCGTGGTGCTCAACAAGGACCGCCCCAACGACTGCCTCGACCCGAAGGCGCCCTTCAGCGTGGGCACCGGCGGCCTGCTGAACGTGGAGAAGACGGGCATGGCGGTGCGCCCGCCCCTGTTCGCCAACCGCAACGGCGCGGCCATCGAGTACACGTGGACGGTGGTGAAGCGTCCCTCCGGCTCCACCGCGGTGGTGGAGAACCCCAAGGGCGCCGTCACCTACAGCCGCCACTGGGAGTACCAGTACGTGGATGGCAGCGTGCCCAACTTCAAGCCGGACAAGGAGGGTGAGTACGAACTGCAGGTCTCCACGCGTCTGGCCTTCGCGGACCGCGTGTTCCCCGACCAGCGCAGCTCCGTGTCCAGCCTCTTCGTGACGGTGGGCAAGCAGGACTCCGACGGCGGCGGTTGCACGTCGCTGCCCGCGGGTGGCAGCGCCGCGGCCCTGGGCGCCGGCGTGCTCGGCCTGCTGCTGCGCCGCCGCAAGAAGGCGTAA
- a CDS encoding vWA domain-containing protein, which yields MRRLLVVPLLATGLLALGVLSCSDTLLEPRAQEQSQLDDRLKLTGRVCTRPANPTGFPVKVVLVVDESGSMCVSDPPGSQEGSGFCERAEVQAIIPPGVTEPARVRALKNLVNGFKRINDRREGNISIAIAPFETNVKNTWPPASTGDRFAPPGNINGYIEGLQSQLGKGTDYQGALAYAYSLIASDIEAVSQSTPELLPRTRYVVVFLTDGTPYPRCSANDNLSVYAGPDTPDLTWRDSISSFCNATSTTDAINGFEVGTDRNQNYQLFSYVRRLMELKTQYNVGDVRMHTVLLFNEEAVRACGPICQDIYGTYPGVPEAQYPAAAKKIASYLLKRFAEMGNGVYQEFSDTAEISELGLGALDYSSFASPNVMKTLLVEPLSSAPGDDGRVLDSDGDGVPDALDNSFTLKTNPFIMDSDGDCLSDGFEYRRMDQGFKPGNDLDARGCDPKSPLTPNCVCRDTDGDGLSQFAEDYLKTRQGIVDSDGDGAPDGLEAKYGLNPLQSNVAGLDTDGDGIPDDEELRAGSDPTRRDRLFHDKYGIQYEVKKVEGGNDTDGVCYDFTVSNLQLVTPPDRAGVKQGYNLFKVWFAEAPESGVATDYGVWRTACAWAQYAPPSVRVPLGPDLALDDGDFRRPDQLVDPWKTQGSCVGVSPSQGGASP from the coding sequence ATGCGCCGTCTGCTCGTCGTCCCGCTCCTTGCGACCGGCCTCCTGGCCCTGGGTGTGCTGTCCTGCTCCGACACGCTCCTGGAGCCGCGCGCCCAGGAGCAGTCCCAGTTGGATGACCGGCTGAAGCTCACCGGCCGGGTGTGCACGCGCCCGGCGAACCCCACCGGCTTCCCGGTGAAGGTGGTGCTCGTCGTGGACGAGTCCGGCAGCATGTGCGTGTCGGATCCGCCGGGCTCGCAGGAGGGCAGCGGCTTCTGCGAGCGCGCGGAGGTGCAGGCCATCATCCCGCCGGGCGTCACCGAGCCCGCGCGCGTGCGCGCCCTGAAGAACCTGGTCAATGGCTTCAAGCGCATCAACGACCGGCGCGAGGGCAACATCAGCATCGCCATCGCCCCGTTCGAGACGAACGTGAAGAACACCTGGCCGCCGGCCTCCACGGGGGACCGCTTCGCGCCGCCGGGCAACATCAACGGCTACATCGAAGGCCTGCAGTCCCAGCTGGGCAAGGGCACGGACTACCAGGGCGCGCTCGCGTACGCGTACAGCCTCATCGCCAGTGACATCGAGGCGGTGTCCCAGTCCACGCCGGAGCTCTTGCCGCGCACGCGCTACGTCGTCGTGTTCCTCACGGACGGCACGCCGTACCCGCGCTGCTCGGCCAACGACAACCTGTCCGTCTACGCGGGGCCGGACACGCCGGACCTGACCTGGCGCGACTCCATCAGCAGCTTCTGCAACGCCACCAGCACCACCGACGCCATCAACGGCTTCGAGGTGGGCACGGACCGCAACCAGAACTACCAGCTCTTCAGCTACGTGCGCCGGCTGATGGAGCTCAAGACGCAGTACAACGTGGGCGACGTGCGCATGCACACGGTGCTGCTCTTCAACGAGGAGGCCGTGCGCGCGTGCGGCCCCATCTGCCAGGACATCTACGGAACCTACCCGGGCGTCCCGGAGGCGCAGTACCCGGCCGCGGCGAAGAAGATCGCCTCCTACCTGCTCAAGCGCTTCGCGGAGATGGGCAACGGCGTGTACCAGGAGTTCAGCGACACGGCGGAGATCTCCGAGCTGGGCCTGGGCGCGCTGGACTACTCCTCATTCGCGTCGCCCAACGTGATGAAGACGCTGCTGGTGGAGCCCCTGAGCTCCGCGCCGGGGGATGACGGCCGCGTGCTGGACAGCGACGGCGACGGCGTGCCGGACGCGCTGGACAACAGCTTCACCCTGAAGACGAACCCCTTCATCATGGACAGCGACGGGGACTGCCTGAGCGACGGCTTCGAGTACCGGCGCATGGACCAGGGCTTCAAGCCGGGCAACGACCTGGACGCGCGCGGCTGCGACCCCAAGTCCCCGCTGACGCCCAACTGCGTCTGCCGCGACACGGACGGCGACGGGCTGTCGCAGTTCGCCGAGGACTACCTCAAGACGCGCCAGGGCATCGTGGACAGCGACGGCGACGGCGCGCCGGACGGGCTGGAGGCGAAGTACGGCCTGAACCCGCTCCAGTCCAACGTGGCCGGCCTGGACACCGACGGCGACGGCATCCCGGATGACGAGGAGCTGCGGGCCGGCAGCGACCCCACCCGCCGCGACCGGCTCTTCCACGACAAGTACGGCATCCAGTACGAGGTGAAGAAGGTCGAGGGCGGCAACGACACGGACGGCGTCTGCTACGACTTCACCGTGTCCAACCTGCAGCTGGTGACGCCGCCGGACCGCGCGGGCGTGAAGCAGGGCTACAACCTGTTCAAGGTGTGGTTCGCGGAGGCGCCGGAGAGCGGCGTGGCCACGGACTACGGCGTCTGGCGCACCGCGTGCGCGTGGGCCCAGTACGCGCCGCCCAGCGTGCGCGTGCCGCTGGGGCCCGACCTGGCCCTGGATGACGGTGACTTCCGCCGGCCGGATCAACTGGTGGACCCCTGGAAGACCCAGGGCAGTTGCGTCGGCGTGTCGCCGTCGCAGGGAGGCGCGTCGCCGTGA
- a CDS encoding vWA domain-containing protein, giving the protein MSRAGRWWLLTLVGLVVVVACTDTYLFDPRRDTEVPADRAVSLEGRFCTLGANEVVRPIKIIVAMDASQSMRVSDPDGTRATALVDLIENLPQDDEVSIAVMLFAGSTTAFLTQNPGPPLEDGFVQVSKLDATAKAILTEKLLTFRNTDTSPNRDSTDFVKPLSDIYSLINTDIARARQQPSGGEALAQARYSVIFLSDGKPTNNQDDELIRGDAVVRIRQLRDLVEDVRFNTVHVFNPTQPVPSVCDLVSEDGGFGDGGCPLLIINQNADRLEKMATLGGGNFRDFRNNEPINFLNFQFGQVRRAFIVKEFVASNFSAPPGSPLGEADTDGDGLSDAREYELGTNPNLRDTDGDGFSDGVEVYFRDRGVDFNPTQVALPDGGGLDKGCPPALRGVDTDCDGLLDCDEQFIGTNATLQDSDGDGIPDGMEWRGGTQGSSKDLDEDPDTDGLVNRSEVRMHMRPLQVDTANLASDAYRYSMQADGPVDAQGRQCYRFRVDNVLLAPTIAMIADGGVDGGVDAGTVQRGAGYNDIYLSVAMLPADDPTARTLVRTFRVDSVRYPVGGIKSPPDGVVRVNPEDFVDGCPGVVPTLSPVP; this is encoded by the coding sequence GTGAGCCGCGCGGGACGTTGGTGGCTCCTCACCCTGGTGGGGCTCGTCGTGGTGGTGGCCTGTACGGATACGTACCTCTTCGACCCGCGCCGCGACACGGAGGTGCCCGCGGACCGGGCCGTGTCGCTGGAGGGGCGCTTCTGCACGCTGGGCGCCAATGAGGTCGTCCGGCCCATCAAGATCATCGTCGCCATGGACGCCAGCCAGTCCATGCGCGTGAGCGATCCGGACGGCACGCGCGCCACGGCGCTGGTGGACCTGATTGAGAACCTCCCGCAGGACGACGAGGTCTCCATCGCGGTGATGCTCTTCGCGGGCAGCACCACGGCGTTCCTCACGCAGAACCCGGGACCGCCGCTGGAGGACGGCTTCGTGCAGGTGTCGAAGCTGGACGCCACCGCGAAGGCCATCCTCACGGAGAAGCTGCTCACCTTCCGCAACACGGACACGTCGCCGAACCGCGACTCGACGGACTTCGTCAAGCCGCTGTCGGACATCTACTCGCTCATCAACACGGACATCGCGCGGGCGCGGCAGCAGCCCAGCGGGGGCGAGGCGCTGGCGCAGGCGCGCTACTCGGTCATCTTCCTGTCGGACGGCAAGCCCACCAACAACCAGGACGACGAGCTCATCCGCGGCGACGCGGTGGTGCGCATCCGCCAACTGCGCGACCTGGTGGAGGACGTGCGCTTCAACACCGTGCACGTCTTCAACCCCACCCAGCCCGTGCCGTCCGTGTGCGACCTGGTGTCGGAGGACGGCGGCTTCGGGGACGGCGGCTGCCCGCTGCTCATCATCAACCAGAACGCGGACCGCCTGGAGAAGATGGCCACGCTGGGCGGCGGCAACTTCCGCGACTTCCGCAACAACGAGCCCATCAACTTCCTCAACTTCCAGTTCGGCCAGGTGCGCCGCGCCTTCATCGTGAAGGAGTTCGTGGCCTCCAACTTCTCCGCGCCCCCGGGCAGCCCGCTGGGCGAAGCGGACACCGACGGCGACGGCCTCAGCGACGCGCGCGAGTACGAGCTGGGCACGAACCCCAACCTGCGCGACACCGACGGCGACGGCTTCAGCGACGGCGTGGAGGTGTACTTCCGCGACCGCGGCGTGGACTTCAATCCCACGCAGGTGGCGCTCCCGGACGGCGGCGGCCTGGACAAGGGCTGCCCGCCCGCGCTGCGCGGCGTGGACACCGACTGCGACGGCCTCTTGGACTGCGACGAGCAGTTCATCGGCACCAACGCCACGCTCCAGGACAGCGACGGCGACGGCATCCCGGACGGCATGGAGTGGCGCGGCGGCACGCAGGGCTCCAGCAAGGACCTGGACGAGGATCCGGACACGGACGGTCTGGTCAACCGCAGCGAGGTGCGCATGCACATGCGGCCCCTGCAGGTGGACACCGCGAACCTGGCCTCGGACGCGTACCGCTACAGCATGCAGGCGGACGGCCCGGTGGATGCGCAGGGCCGCCAGTGCTACCGCTTCCGCGTGGACAACGTGCTCCTGGCACCCACCATCGCCATGATCGCCGACGGCGGCGTGGACGGGGGCGTGGACGCCGGCACGGTGCAGCGCGGCGCGGGCTACAACGACATCTACCTCTCCGTGGCCATGCTGCCCGCGGATGACCCCACCGCGCGCACGCTGGTGCGCACCTTCCGCGTGGACTCCGTGCGCTACCCGGTGGGCGGCATCAAGTCGCCTCCGGATGGCGTGGTCCGCGTGAACCCCGAGGACTTCGTGGACGGCTGCCCCGGCGTCGTCCCGACCCTCTCGCCCGTCCCCTGA